A part of Candidatus Thermoplasmatota archaeon genomic DNA contains:
- a CDS encoding transposase encodes MENVSSGCYKKLAHDTRNNWVTMMFVTKNRYNCFRKQSHIDTCTQTFRDFERLGFEFRDFGFGGSHVHFPVNVPKKYSLQTAETMLKSYSSRKMFEAYPGFRKRYPRGSFWSGYEHHDSTGLIDLEKSINYCRSQQQRHGVHIFDDRQQKLPGFAAE; translated from the coding sequence ATGGAAAATGTAAGTAGTGGATGCTATAAAAAGCTGGCGCATGACACACGAAACAACTGGGTGACCATGATGTTCGTCACAAAAAACCGGTACAATTGCTTCAGAAAGCAATCCCACATCGACACCTGTACTCAAACGTTCCGAGATTTTGAACGACTCGGGTTTGAATTCCGTGACTTCGGCTTTGGCGGAAGTCACGTCCATTTCCCAGTCAACGTACCGAAAAAGTACTCCCTACAAACCGCCGAGACTATGCTTAAATCCTACAGCAGCAGGAAGATGTTTGAGGCGTACCCTGGATTCCGTAAGCGTTACCCACGTGGCAGCTTCTGGAGCGGCTACGAACACCACGATTCCACGGGACTGATCGATTTGGAAAAGTCGATTAACTATTGTCGGAGTCAACAACAGCGACATGGGGTACACATCTTTGATGATCGGCAGCAAAAGTTACCAGGGTTCGCCGCCGAGTGA
- a CDS encoding GNAT family N-acetyltransferase, which yields MQKNDAAVSDMKVIPVAGYKQFKNFYTLVFNIYKDDQYWVAPFWSELKSFFKTKNPFWTHAKTQLFIAYEKGEPVGRIAAIIDELYQEENKKVGYFGFFECINDYRVAESLFTAAEHWLKSHGVTHMRGPINGRIDVGCGFLYQGFNQSPFILGSYSPPYYIDFADRYGMQKCRDLVSYYLDLTKPIPPSVKEVAEQVEKNNVTIRGFNRLHAGRELNWWIPLMMEQFSQHWGYVNVPEQEVRTRFGVKQARWFVDSKLFLIAEIDGKPISFKWSTPNYNQIFKKFKGKLGPIQIVQFFLMKRKITEGKFNFVGIKKEYRIKGIGTFMNYYTMLEMQRRGYTGAECGWIDEENIASRKAIEKIGAQLYKIFRVYEKKIC from the coding sequence ATGCAAAAAAATGATGCAGCAGTGTCTGATATGAAAGTAATACCGGTCGCTGGTTACAAACAATTTAAAAATTTTTATACTCTGGTTTTCAATATCTATAAGGATGATCAGTATTGGGTTGCACCATTCTGGAGTGAACTTAAAAGTTTTTTTAAAACTAAAAATCCTTTTTGGACGCATGCAAAAACACAACTTTTTATTGCATATGAAAAGGGAGAACCAGTTGGTCGAATAGCAGCAATCATTGATGAACTATATCAAGAAGAAAACAAAAAAGTTGGTTATTTTGGTTTCTTTGAATGTATCAATGACTATAGAGTTGCTGAAAGTCTTTTTACAGCAGCTGAACACTGGTTGAAATCCCATGGGGTAACACATATGCGAGGGCCCATCAACGGGCGTATTGATGTAGGCTGTGGTTTTTTATATCAAGGATTTAATCAATCACCGTTTATTCTTGGATCGTATTCGCCACCGTATTACATCGATTTTGCCGATCGGTATGGTATGCAGAAATGTCGTGATTTAGTCTCGTATTATTTGGACCTCACAAAACCAATACCACCCTCAGTTAAAGAAGTTGCGGAGCAGGTCGAAAAGAACAATGTAACAATTCGTGGATTTAATCGTCTGCATGCAGGTCGAGAGCTCAACTGGTGGATACCATTGATGATGGAACAATTTTCCCAACATTGGGGATATGTTAATGTACCAGAACAAGAAGTTCGAACCCGTTTTGGGGTGAAACAGGCACGATGGTTTGTTGATTCAAAATTGTTTCTCATCGCTGAAATTGATGGAAAACCAATTAGTTTTAAATGGTCAACACCGAACTATAATCAGATATTTAAAAAATTCAAAGGTAAACTTGGTCCAATCCAAATCGTTCAGTTTTTTTTAATGAAAAGAAAGATTACTGAAGGAAAATTTAATTTTGTTGGGATCAAAAAAGAATATCGAATTAAAGGCATTGGAACATTTATGAATTATTATACTATGCTTGAAATGCAACGACGAGGGTATACTGGTGCTGAATGTGGATGGATTGATGAAGAAAATATTGCATCAAGGAAAGCAATTGAGAAGATAGGGGCGCAATTGTATAAAATATTCAGAGTCTATGAAAAGAAGATTTGTTAA
- a CDS encoding methyltransferase domain-containing protein, giving the protein MIDTTHEKNVREFYTRWTSHLLPFWDVDETLCLHHGFFEPGIHSFKDAVLNMNRFVGSLLGLNEQKPMKILDAGCGLGGVSIFFAEHFPQSSFIGITLADEHVKLAQFFSRQRGLSNVDFQTKNFLETEFPGCYFDAIFAVESASYATNFMDFILEMYRILKPGGRLVVIDGFLRCIPTTDFLKKTYMHFSQGLGGLQFSLLHEFCQDLQNTGFSAIEVQNISRNVRPSFFAHAVVGFPFYIIDSLKKIHHQNNKQSQIPSTSAIRSTSIYGAVVVLKGFLGYYAVTAIKPE; this is encoded by the coding sequence ATGATAGATACAACGCATGAAAAAAACGTCCGAGAATTTTATACTCGTTGGACATCACATCTTCTTCCATTTTGGGATGTAGATGAGACACTCTGTTTGCACCATGGTTTTTTCGAACCAGGAATTCATTCGTTCAAAGATGCTGTTCTCAATATGAATCGATTCGTCGGCAGTCTGCTTGGTTTAAATGAACAAAAACCAATGAAGATTCTTGATGCAGGATGCGGTCTTGGCGGAGTATCAATTTTTTTCGCAGAACACTTTCCACAATCCTCATTCATCGGTATTACACTAGCTGATGAACATGTGAAATTAGCTCAATTTTTTTCACGTCAACGAGGGTTATCAAACGTTGACTTTCAAACAAAAAATTTCCTTGAAACTGAATTTCCTGGCTGTTATTTCGATGCGATTTTTGCTGTTGAATCTGCGTCATATGCAACTAATTTCATGGATTTTATACTAGAGATGTACAGAATCTTAAAACCAGGTGGTCGACTTGTAGTCATTGATGGATTTTTACGTTGTATACCAACTACTGATTTTTTAAAAAAAACATATATGCATTTTTCACAGGGGTTGGGAGGTCTCCAATTTTCACTACTTCATGAATTTTGTCAGGACCTACAAAATACAGGTTTTTCAGCAATAGAAGTTCAAAATATATCAAGAAACGTTCGACCATCGTTTTTTGCTCATGCAGTTGTTGGTTTTCCGTTTTATATTATTGATTCACTTAAGAAAATACATCATCAAAACAACAAACAATCTCAGATTCCTTCAACTTCTGCAATTCGGAGCACGAGCATCTACGGGGCAGTCGTCGTATTAAAAGGATTTTTGGGATACTATGCAGTAACTGCGATTAAACCAGAGTAG
- a CDS encoding NADH:flavin oxidoreductase, protein MTNKSIQYVDNPLQQPIYIGSLCIPNRLVRSATHENMADAGGIVTPEYQKLYEKLSQGGTGLLITGHFYVDKHGRTIQGMAGADDDQQIPPLRSVTEYVHQQKKCIIAQLNHAGLKASPEIGFQKRIIAPSKTYKAHALTSAEIDSIVEAFGKSARRLYSAGFDGIQLHAAHTFLIAQFLSKRINHRRDGYGGSLRNRQRFLLEVFSCVRHHLPASVPIIVKLDTRAASYASIPPLIPLISFSEALDTAKQLERQGCDALELSCGFFATRGAISYKTSFYAYYMRQQKPFHAKASAALLTPVDLIMNHTQWFKPHHNLKHISIFKQQVSIPILAGSCFRDPSVMKQVINNNQADMICFSRPLIHNPRFSQEILQGSTQPSGCLNCNLCLSMLPSGRPLRCYYGEPPKKSEFISRM, encoded by the coding sequence ATGACCAATAAATCAATACAGTATGTTGATAATCCTCTCCAACAACCAATCTACATTGGTTCGCTATGTATACCGAATCGACTCGTAAGATCTGCAACTCATGAAAACATGGCAGATGCAGGGGGGATTGTCACTCCTGAATACCAGAAACTATATGAAAAACTCAGTCAAGGAGGAACCGGGTTACTCATCACCGGGCATTTTTATGTCGATAAACATGGTCGAACAATCCAAGGAATGGCAGGAGCTGATGATGATCAACAAATACCACCGTTACGTTCGGTCACTGAATATGTTCATCAACAAAAAAAATGTATCATCGCTCAACTCAATCATGCAGGGCTGAAAGCTTCACCAGAAATTGGTTTTCAGAAACGTATTATCGCTCCTTCAAAAACATATAAAGCCCATGCGTTAACTTCAGCTGAAATTGATTCAATTGTTGAGGCATTTGGAAAAAGTGCACGGCGATTATATTCTGCAGGTTTTGACGGCATCCAACTCCATGCAGCGCATACATTTCTCATTGCTCAATTCCTCTCAAAACGTATCAACCACAGACGTGACGGGTATGGTGGTTCACTACGCAATCGGCAACGATTTCTCCTCGAAGTGTTCAGTTGCGTTCGTCATCATCTTCCAGCATCAGTACCGATCATCGTCAAACTTGACACCCGTGCAGCCTCCTATGCTAGTATACCCCCGTTGATTCCATTAATATCTTTTTCTGAGGCGCTTGACACCGCAAAACAACTTGAACGACAAGGATGTGATGCCCTTGAACTTTCCTGTGGCTTTTTTGCTACCCGCGGTGCAATCTCCTACAAAACTTCCTTCTATGCATACTACATGCGTCAACAAAAACCATTTCATGCGAAAGCTTCCGCAGCACTTCTCACCCCTGTTGATCTCATCATGAATCATACCCAATGGTTTAAACCACATCATAATCTCAAACATATCTCGATCTTTAAACAACAGGTATCAATACCAATTCTTGCAGGAAGCTGTTTTCGCGACCCCTCAGTCATGAAACAAGTTATCAACAACAACCAGGCTGATATGATTTGTTTTTCACGACCATTGATCCATAATCCACGGTTTTCCCAGGAGATTCTCCAGGGGTCGACACAACCTTCAGGATGTCTGAATTGTAATCTCTGTCTGTCAATGCTTCCAAGCGGCAGACCGCTTCGCTGTTATTATGGAGAACCACCAAAAAAATCAGAATTTATATCACGCATGTAA
- a CDS encoding aspartyl protease has protein sequence MPETQYIFEYHDYPLIPIKFFSKTRETPIIEALLDSGGDFIVIPNAIARYLGLELLQASCVDTAGGETTLCKSYVKMVIHGKRNKFTYDDLEIHVSDRNDIPVLLGRKPIFEDHEIIFKKYENKLILQPIKQQPNI, from the coding sequence ATGCCTGAGACACAATACATCTTCGAATACCACGACTACCCACTTATACCAATAAAATTTTTTTCAAAAACACGAGAAACTCCAATTATTGAAGCATTACTTGATTCTGGTGGTGATTTCATTGTGATACCAAACGCAATCGCACGGTATCTTGGTCTTGAACTGCTCCAAGCAAGCTGTGTTGATACTGCAGGTGGGGAAACAACTCTCTGTAAGTCATATGTCAAAATGGTGATCCACGGAAAACGAAATAAATTCACCTACGACGACCTCGAAATTCATGTTTCAGATCGAAATGACATCCCTGTTCTTCTCGGACGAAAACCGATATTCGAAGATCATGAAATTATTTTTAAGAAATACGAAAACAAACTTATCCTACAACCAATCAAACAACAGCCCAACATATAA
- a CDS encoding DUF5678 domain-containing protein, whose product MDKEEILKKYSGEWIILFNDEIVDHSYNLEEVLRIAEEKYPHDKFPDDTIKISKVLSGNIHLR is encoded by the coding sequence ATGGATAAGGAAGAAATATTAAAAAAATACTCAGGAGAATGGATTATTCTGTTCAATGATGAAATCGTTGACCATAGTTACAACCTTGAAGAGGTTCTTAGAATTGCAGAAGAAAAATACCCTCATGATAAATTCCCTGATGATACCATAAAAATATCAAAAGTATTATCTGGCAATATCCATTTACGTTAA
- a CDS encoding transposase has product MDLFSKQTQDDPNAKWGWDHIEEQSVFGYKIHVAVDVKTELPVAITFTGANTHDSTPFKPVYTKVKSYKTEHPTQYFLGDKAFDSSSVRQILLKDKVTPIIKAARTKIKPQYPPEFKKTYKKRTAVERFFSRLKDFLNLKKLHIYGMETLQLYTYLIFVGMLLSGYMNNQLGHSPRSIKTFLRLYT; this is encoded by the coding sequence ATGGATCTATTCTCCAAGCAAACCCAGGATGATCCCAATGCAAAATGGGGATGGGACCATATCGAAGAACAAAGCGTCTTCGGATACAAAATACATGTGGCTGTAGATGTAAAAACAGAACTTCCAGTTGCTATCACTTTCACCGGTGCCAACACCCATGATTCAACCCCGTTTAAACCAGTCTATACCAAGGTGAAATCATACAAAACTGAACATCCAACACAATATTTTCTCGGAGATAAAGCCTTCGATTCATCTTCCGTTAGACAGATCCTGCTCAAAGACAAAGTTACACCCATCATTAAGGCTGCACGAACGAAAATCAAACCACAATATCCACCAGAATTTAAAAAAACCTACAAGAAAAGAACCGCAGTAGAACGGTTCTTCTCCAGACTTAAAGACTTCCTTAATCTTAAGAAACTCCATATCTATGGGATGGAAACACTTCAACTTTACACTTATCTCATCTTCGTAGGAATGCTTCTTAGTGGGTACATGAACAACCAATTAGGGCATTCACCAAGAAGCATCAAAACATTCCTACGATTATACACATAA
- a CDS encoding transposase, producing the protein MLIFQKQKTYSKPTTNINQENQDDQPLSPTGMFLSFILMFLRMESYRDYQAFLEKDQFWRRQLHFKQPPDIGSFTNFLKRIGISTFKQLFTHIVQQLLDQGFLNLHMIAQDGSILQANPG; encoded by the coding sequence ATATTAATCTTTCAGAAGCAGAAAACATACTCAAAACCAACTACAAATATCAACCAGGAAAACCAGGACGACCAACCCCTATCACCAACAGGAATGTTCCTCTCATTTATCCTAATGTTCCTACGGATGGAATCATACCGCGACTACCAAGCCTTTCTAGAAAAAGACCAATTCTGGAGACGACAACTACACTTCAAACAACCTCCAGATATTGGAAGTTTCACCAACTTCCTCAAACGAATCGGCATCAGTACCTTTAAACAACTCTTCACCCATATTGTCCAACAACTGCTAGACCAAGGATTCCTCAACCTCCACATGATTGCACAGGATGGATCTATTCTCCAAGCAAACCCAGGATGA
- a CDS encoding archaellum operon transcriptional activator EarA family protein — protein MQDRDDSTVSSDVLKPLVIRALRRSSVRKKIAEYLFDISPSGSYTSEIAYNVKTTPTNVLGAIRGMNSRYRDDESLISLRIVEQIQGGKHNDIKLYRLTDFGKEIIENIRDTRKRF, from the coding sequence ATGCAGGATAGAGATGATAGCACGGTATCTTCTGATGTTTTAAAGCCTCTTGTTATTCGAGCGCTCAGAAGAAGTAGTGTTCGAAAAAAAATAGCAGAATATCTCTTCGATATTAGCCCGAGTGGAAGTTATACCTCAGAAATTGCCTATAATGTAAAAACTACGCCAACTAATGTTCTCGGGGCTATTCGAGGTATGAATTCACGATACCGTGATGATGAATCGTTGATCAGTCTTCGTATTGTTGAGCAAATACAAGGTGGAAAACACAACGATATTAAGCTCTATCGGCTTACTGATTTTGGAAAAGAAATCATTGAAAACATTCGTGATACTCGGAAAAGGTTCTAA
- a CDS encoding tRNA (cytidine(56)-2'-O)-methyltransferase (catalyzes the S-adenosyl-methionine-dependent 2'-O-ribose methylation of C56 in tRNA transcripts), with protein MTVLRIGHRLNRDKRITTHVALAARAFGADSILISTKDEKIKKTIDSISRRFGGKFLIRTGVNPTSLIKSWKGIIIHLTMYGERFDTVLEKIDKKKDILIIVGAEKVAPYYFEVADFNVSIGNQPHSEVAALAIFLDRLTNQTWIDKKFNGVLEVVPMAKGKKVIDKKKKIE; from the coding sequence ATTACTGTTTTACGAATTGGTCACAGATTAAATCGAGATAAACGGATAACAACGCATGTTGCATTAGCTGCCCGTGCATTTGGTGCAGATTCTATCCTTATTTCAACAAAGGATGAAAAAATTAAAAAAACAATTGATTCAATAAGTCGTAGATTCGGAGGAAAATTTCTTATCCGAACCGGAGTCAATCCAACATCCCTAATCAAGAGTTGGAAAGGAATCATTATCCACTTAACAATGTATGGGGAACGATTCGATACGGTTCTTGAAAAAATTGATAAAAAGAAAGATATTTTGATTATTGTCGGAGCTGAAAAAGTGGCACCATACTATTTTGAAGTAGCTGACTTTAATGTCTCAATTGGAAATCAACCACACTCTGAGGTAGCTGCCTTAGCAATTTTTCTTGATCGGCTGACCAACCAAACGTGGATCGATAAAAAATTTAATGGTGTTCTTGAAGTTGTTCCCATGGCGAAAGGAAAAAAAGTCATTGATAAAAAGAAAAAAATTGAGTAG
- a CDS encoding HDIG domain-containing protein — protein MKETPNQEKCIQLLKECGCSDDIIMHCCAVRDIAKRIAIRAGADVALVEAGALLHDIGRAKTQGIQHAIEGAKIARKKGLPTTIIRIIERHIGAGIPKDEARCLGLPNKDFLPISLEEKIVAHADNLTHGDHQQCIEDEIQKALDKGQKKHAQRLRQLHDELSAICGIDLNEI, from the coding sequence ATGAAAGAAACGCCAAATCAAGAAAAATGCATTCAACTGCTGAAAGAATGTGGATGCTCAGATGACATTATTATGCATTGCTGCGCAGTTCGGGATATTGCAAAACGCATAGCGATACGTGCTGGTGCTGATGTTGCTCTTGTCGAAGCAGGAGCTTTACTCCACGACATTGGAAGAGCAAAAACACAGGGTATACAGCATGCTATTGAAGGAGCGAAAATCGCAAGAAAGAAAGGTTTACCGACAACGATCATCCGTATCATTGAACGTCATATAGGGGCAGGAATTCCAAAAGATGAGGCTCGATGTTTAGGCCTACCAAATAAAGATTTCCTCCCGATCTCGCTAGAAGAAAAAATCGTCGCTCATGCAGATAATCTAACCCATGGCGACCATCAGCAATGTATCGAGGATGAAATCCAAAAAGCTCTCGATAAAGGGCAAAAAAAGCACGCCCAACGATTACGACAGTTACATGACGAATTAAGTGCTATTTGCGGTATAGATCTGAACGAAATATGA
- a CDS encoding PAS domain-containing protein translates to MTHECIETMVDTLVGDSYELYKTIFENSAVAITVTDAQERLIHWNRYAEKLLGLTKEELYLKPIQTLYPPEEWQKIRSQNIRQKGMQHHLETKILRKNNEPLDIALSLSVLKNKEGTIIGSIGIIKDISEQKKAEAKVAFEHHLLQSLLDNIPDSIYFKDEHKRFILVNKAKAAHSHVTPEEMIGKTDFHFLQPLEAEKASYDDTQVMLTGEPIINKIEHIKRSDGSEHWISVTKIPRYNEQRQIIGTMGISRDITAQKQAEQKLILEHSLFQSLLDNIPDSIYFKDENNRFILVNKAKAEHSQVKPEEMIGKTDFDFLAEHQARKAFEDDQKILQTGQPIIAETEKIVGKDGSERWVSVTKIPRYSPDGKIIGTMGISRDITKQIKGNKETEKYKKVAIGQNLRMIELRDKVKELISELEKEQ, encoded by the coding sequence ATGACACATGAATGTATTGAAACCATGGTTGATACGCTCGTTGGTGATTCCTACGAATTGTACAAAACTATTTTTGAAAACTCAGCAGTAGCAATCACAGTAACTGATGCACAAGAACGACTCATCCATTGGAACCGCTATGCTGAAAAGCTCCTTGGACTAACAAAAGAAGAACTTTACCTAAAACCTATTCAAACGTTATACCCCCCAGAAGAATGGCAAAAAATCAGGTCACAAAACATCCGCCAAAAAGGCATGCAACATCATCTGGAAACAAAGATACTACGGAAAAATAACGAACCTCTCGATATTGCGTTATCCTTAAGTGTTCTTAAAAACAAAGAAGGAACAATTATTGGTTCTATCGGAATTATTAAAGACATCTCAGAACAAAAAAAAGCAGAAGCAAAAGTGGCCTTTGAGCATCATCTACTTCAATCTTTACTGGATAACATTCCTGATTCTATATATTTTAAAGATGAACACAAACGATTTATTCTTGTTAACAAAGCAAAAGCGGCGCATTCTCACGTAACGCCAGAAGAAATGATCGGAAAAACAGATTTTCACTTTTTACAACCGCTCGAAGCAGAAAAAGCATCGTATGATGACACACAGGTGATGTTAACTGGAGAACCTATCATCAATAAAATCGAACATATCAAACGAAGCGATGGATCAGAACATTGGATATCAGTAACAAAAATACCACGTTATAACGAACAACGACAAATCATCGGAACTATGGGGATCTCACGAGATATCACCGCACAGAAACAAGCAGAACAAAAACTTATCCTCGAACACAGTTTATTCCAATCACTGCTTGACAACATACCTGACTCTATTTACTTTAAAGATGAAAATAACAGATTCATCCTGGTCAACAAGGCAAAAGCAGAACATTCCCAAGTTAAACCTGAGGAAATGATTGGTAAAACAGATTTTGATTTTTTAGCAGAACATCAAGCACGAAAAGCCTTTGAAGATGATCAAAAAATTTTACAAACTGGTCAGCCGATTATTGCAGAGACAGAAAAAATCGTTGGAAAAGATGGGTCTGAACGATGGGTTTCTGTAACTAAAATTCCACGATATTCTCCGGACGGCAAAATCATTGGAACGATGGGTATCTCTCGTGATATCACTAAACAAATAAAAGGAAACAAAGAAACCGAGAAATATAAAAAAGTAGCAATCGGCCAGAACCTAAGAATGATAGAACTCCGAGACAAAGTCAAGGAACTTATCTCAGAATTGGAAAAAGAACAATAA
- a CDS encoding protein-glutamate O-methyltransferase CheR yields MLDKPFDQEFQELKANVKQLLDFNTFQYKDTYLGRRFDSRLRALHIDSYHAYWEFLKKDKAEQEKLLQELTINVTEFFRDNTVYDAFKTDVIPTILAEKKGTIRVWSAGSSDGKEAYSIAMLFSEVLGEQNLRNRVEILGTDIDRDCLNHATQGVYHSRPGIIQTDIEKQIQYLKNYQKYFTITDTVYEIKPSLKSIVRFEYHDLISGPKKHNIDIIFCRNVVIYFTRELQEVLYDDFYNTLNPGGFFVMGKTETLVGNSRDKFKPFNLRERIFRK; encoded by the coding sequence ATGCTTGACAAACCCTTCGATCAGGAGTTCCAAGAACTTAAAGCAAACGTCAAACAACTTCTCGACTTCAACACCTTCCAATACAAGGACACCTATCTTGGCCGACGGTTTGACTCACGGCTCAGAGCACTGCACATTGATTCTTACCATGCGTACTGGGAGTTTTTAAAAAAAGATAAAGCAGAACAAGAAAAACTTCTCCAAGAACTCACCATTAACGTTACAGAATTTTTCAGAGATAACACCGTCTACGATGCCTTTAAAACAGATGTGATACCAACAATACTTGCAGAAAAAAAAGGAACAATACGCGTCTGGAGTGCAGGAAGTTCAGATGGAAAAGAAGCATATAGCATAGCAATGCTTTTTTCTGAGGTTCTCGGAGAACAAAACCTGAGAAATCGCGTTGAAATCCTTGGAACCGACATTGATCGAGATTGCCTTAATCATGCAACACAAGGGGTCTATCATTCACGTCCAGGTATCATTCAAACCGATATCGAAAAACAAATCCAATATCTCAAAAACTATCAAAAATATTTTACTATTACCGATACTGTTTATGAAATCAAACCAAGTTTAAAAAGTATTGTTAGATTTGAATACCATGATCTCATATCAGGACCAAAAAAACACAACATCGACATCATCTTCTGCAGAAATGTCGTCATTTATTTTACTCGAGAACTCCAAGAAGTACTCTACGATGATTTCTATAATACTTTAAATCCCGGAGGATTTTTTGTCATGGGGAAAACAGAGACCCTAGTTGGAAACAGCAGGGATAAATTCAAACCTTTCAATCTCCGTGAAAGAATCTTCCGAAAATAA
- a CDS encoding chemotaxis protein CheD, with product MDNVIVIGIGEYVVVEGDTKISTVGLGSCIGTVIYDDFKKISGMSHIMLPSIENRQDKIGKYADTALPALIEDMLAKGAQRPRLKAKIAGGASLFTFTEDHLKIGERNAEAVERILTQQKIPILSKDVGGDRGRTIIFNPVTCELKIKMVKKGPNEPEEKII from the coding sequence ATGGATAATGTCATCGTCATAGGCATTGGAGAATATGTTGTTGTTGAAGGCGATACAAAAATATCAACGGTTGGCCTCGGCAGCTGCATCGGCACAGTAATCTATGACGATTTCAAAAAAATATCAGGGATGTCCCACATCATGCTTCCATCCATCGAAAACAGACAAGACAAAATCGGAAAATACGCAGATACTGCACTTCCAGCTCTGATTGAAGATATGCTTGCAAAAGGAGCACAACGACCACGACTTAAAGCAAAAATAGCAGGAGGCGCAAGCCTGTTTACCTTCACTGAAGATCATTTAAAAATCGGAGAACGAAACGCAGAGGCAGTTGAACGGATCTTAACCCAACAAAAAATACCAATCCTTTCTAAAGATGTTGGTGGTGACCGAGGAAGAACAATAATTTTCAATCCTGTTACCTGTGAATTAAAAATAAAGATGGTCAAAAAAGGACCAAATGAACCAGAAGAAAAAATCATCTGA
- a CDS encoding chemotaxis protein CheC encodes MANIEQLNPNQLDALQETGNIGCSHAATAVSQMIGKSVNISVPSLHIKKVSELKDSLHELFIKDEKVVGVYLELTKEFLGSILFLFPMKSALNLADLLVGQQPGTSQQLDDMGKSAITEVGNIVVSAYTNALGKLLNTTVWLSPPKFEYDMPGAVIETVSKNLGPETSHALIFDIKFTDESNLFTSIFILLPSPQSLDALLSKLIPCVSNHYDEPTKQYVESLSKNMG; translated from the coding sequence ATGGCAAATATAGAACAACTCAACCCAAATCAACTTGACGCTTTACAAGAAACAGGAAATATTGGCTGTTCACATGCAGCCACAGCGGTCTCACAAATGATCGGAAAAAGTGTGAACATTTCCGTACCAAGCCTTCATATCAAGAAGGTATCAGAACTCAAAGATTCGCTGCATGAACTTTTTATCAAAGATGAAAAAGTCGTCGGTGTCTACCTTGAACTTACGAAAGAATTCCTCGGGAGCATCCTTTTTTTATTCCCTATGAAAAGTGCGTTAAATCTTGCTGATCTCCTCGTAGGACAGCAACCAGGAACCTCCCAACAACTTGATGACATGGGTAAATCAGCAATAACTGAAGTAGGAAATATCGTTGTCTCAGCATATACGAATGCTCTTGGTAAACTTCTTAACACAACTGTTTGGCTTTCACCACCAAAATTCGAATATGATATGCCCGGTGCAGTCATCGAAACAGTTTCAAAAAACCTTGGTCCAGAGACCAGTCATGCTTTGATTTTTGACATTAAGTTTACTGATGAAAGCAACCTTTTCACATCGATATTTATTCTTCTTCCCTCACCACAATCACTTGATGCGCTCCTCTCAAAATTAATACCCTGTGTTTCAAACCACTATGATGAACCAACAAAACAATATGTTGAATCACTCTCAAAGAATATGGGGTAA